The Oryzias latipes chromosome 16, ASM223467v1 genome includes a region encoding these proteins:
- the LOC111948940 gene encoding dynein beta chain, ciliary-like has protein sequence MADEENAPSFLEDNRVKFIKDKVCAFLRLQRRAWNTTAAKEEFQTSLKRFFDKETVLFFSLSETGSLDVSNQAPSDVKSKQIYIQKKTNVSIHNDNYRDILLYGVLFSKPLLQLSNTVEKISVPLLTNKQNHHGWPSPLSDDLIRNVESVHSKTAIVHGRALGKIFLPIPTSADWIKHSYNPFQMDQSSGRALGHTIETHIVNWSCLIQDVLKRDSSDLLGFNPGPKAELEFWFSRMSNLESITQQACFLLVLEFSKLQFE, from the exons ATGGCAGACGAAGAAAATGCCCCTTCTTTTCTGGAGGACAACAGAGTTAAGTTTATTAAGGACAAAGTCTGCGCATTCCTGCGACTTCAGAGACGAGCGTGGAACACAACTGCCGCCAAAGAAGAGTTCCAAACATCTTTGAAGCGTTTCTTTGACAAAgagacagttttgtttttctccttatCAGAAACGGGTTCGCTTGATGTTTCAAATCAG GCTCCATCTGatgttaaaagcaaacaaatctacatacagaagaagacaAATGTGTCCATCCACAATGACAACTACAGAGACATCCTGCTTTATggcgttttgttttcaaaaccaTTACTGCAGCTCTCAAACACTGTGGAGAAG ATCTCTGTTCCACTCCTGACAAACAAGCAAAACCACCATGGTTGGCCCTCTCCCTTGTCTGACGACCTCATTAGAAATGTTGAGTCAgttcacagtaaaacagctattgTGCACGGACGGGCTTTGGGGAAAATTTTTCTCCCCATCCCAACCTCAGCTGACTGGATTAAACACTCATACAACCcatttcaaat GGATCAGAGCTCTGGAAGGGCATTAGGTCATACCATAGAGACTCACATCGTCAACTGGTCATGTCTGATCCAGGACGTTTTAAAAAGGGACTCATCTGACCTCCTCGGCTTTAATCCAGGACCCAAAGCAGAGCTGGAGTTTTGGTTTTCCAGAATGAGCAATTTGGAAAGCATCACTCAACAGGCATGCTTTCTCCTTGTCTTAGAATTTTCTAAATtacaatttgaataa